The genomic stretch CGAGGACAAGTACCGAGGTGGGGCGAGTGAGCGCGAACCGGTAGGCGGCGAGGAGCCTGCGGCACTGCTCGGTGCTCATCGCCCCGCCCGGGAAGGAGAAGGTCAGGATGCCGGTGTCGCCGTGCTGCCGGTAGCGGATGTCGGTCCAGGTCCGCCGGTCGGGGGGCAGTTCGAGCGGGGCGGGGTCCTCCGGCGGTGGACTGTGCCCCGGACCGTCGGCGGCGAAGGAGGCGAGCACGTCGGCCGCCGGGCGGCGGAACGGGGCGGGGTCACCGGAGTTCTTGCGGGGGCGCAGCTCCGGGATCCACACCGCACCGTCCCGGGTGGCCCGGCAGACCGCCCCCGCGCGTGTGGCGAGCAGCTCGCCGGGCCGTCCGCGCAGCCGGTCCTCGGGGTGTCCGCCGTGCAGGAACACCTCCCGGCCGAGGATCTCGTCCAGGACGCCGGGCTGCGAGTCGCCGCCGCGCAGTTTGCGCAGCACGACCTCCGTGCCGTCCGTCCCCCAGTCGATCCGCCGCCGCTCCTGCCGGAAGGCGTCACGCCACACCACGTGCACCGCGGGATCGCCCTGCGGGCGCGGCTTGAACGAACCGTCGGCGTAGCGCCGTACGGCCGTGCGGACGGCCGCCGAGGCGGCGTCACCCACCTCGCTCCGGTACAGGTCGCTCTTGCCCACCGGCGGCACCGGGAACGACTCGGTCGCCCAGATGGGGCCCGCGTCCATCGCCGCCTCGGCCTGGAGCACCGTCACTCCCCAGTGCGGCGCCGCCTCGGCGATCGCCCAGTCCAGGGAGGACGGTCCACGGTCGCCGGGCGGTCCCGGGTGGACGACGAGGCAGGTGTACTCCCGCCATACGTCCTCGGGGAGCGCCGTCTTCAGCATCGGAGCGAGGATCAGCTCCGGGCGCAGCTCGCGCGCGGCGGCACGGACCGCCTCGGGGCCGTGGGAGGCGAGGACGACGTCCACCTGGTGACCGAGGTCGGACAGTTCGGCGTACACACGCTGGGACAGGCTGTTGAACGCGCTGGCGACGAGCAAGATGTCCATGACGCCGGATGCTCGCCGGTTTGCGGGGAGCTGGGAAGAATCACCACGGCGTTTCGGCTGCCTGCGGCAGGTCTCTTCCTCCATCCGGATCGCATTCCGGGCGGTCGCGGGTCGTGCCGCCCGCCGTGGCGTCGGCGTCTCAGCCGCGCAGCAGCCGCCGTGCCGTCAACGCCAGGCTGATCTCCACCACGTCCAGCGGCCGGGCCAGCGAGCGGCCCGTCAGCTGCTCGCAACGCCTCAGCCGATTGAGGACCGTGTTGCGGTGGCAGTACAGGCGCTCGCCCGCGCGTTGGGCGGAGCCGTCGCAGGTCAGCCAGGCGGACAGGGTGTCCAGGAGGATGTCCCGGTCGGCCGGTTCCAGCCTCAGCAGCGGCCCGAGGACCTGGTCGGCGAGGGTCGCGCCGAGTTCGG from Streptomyces davaonensis JCM 4913 encodes the following:
- a CDS encoding hydrogenase maturation protein, whose amino-acid sequence is MDILLVASAFNSLSQRVYAELSDLGHQVDVVLASHGPEAVRAAARELRPELILAPMLKTALPEDVWREYTCLVVHPGPPGDRGPSSLDWAIAEAAPHWGVTVLQAEAAMDAGPIWATESFPVPPVGKSDLYRSEVGDAASAAVRTAVRRYADGSFKPRPQGDPAVHVVWRDAFRQERRRIDWGTDGTEVVLRKLRGGDSQPGVLDEILGREVFLHGGHPEDRLRGRPGELLATRAGAVCRATRDGAVWIPELRPRKNSGDPAPFRRPAADVLASFAADGPGHSPPPEDPAPLELPPDRRTWTDIRYRQHGDTGILTFSFPGGAMSTEQCRRLLAAYRFALTRPTSVLVLGGARDFFGNGIHLNVIEAACDPAGESWANLHAIDDLVEAVLRTTDRLVVAALGGNAAAGGLMLALAADEVWCRTGAVLNPHYRRMGLYGSEFWTYSLPRRVGEETARRLTSEALPLSAATAARIGLVDRLVPVPAREFAAATERGATALAGDPDLARRIAAKATARRADEARRPLADHRRAELARMRAVFFDLRAPYHALRSAFVRKQPGGCDRPLSGDAR